A region of Leptidea sinapis chromosome 4, ilLepSina1.1, whole genome shotgun sequence DNA encodes the following proteins:
- the LOC126979802 gene encoding uncharacterized protein LOC126979802: protein MFKMRFRCQIVIITCAVLMTADARANIDNVYMARALNSDDTAINVTSDTIVVSPNYGSDQYARTMKSPQFQKYVFRPRAIVKNEPTEKSVFYARDNVNKYKTEILFPGNYFAIAKEKSDENPKESAYNPLNGGAFIPQAIPLLRAQSFEGRSLDGEDEIEKPEGFTEQSASRRSLSYIFGNGAEEEEVEEEDEENDIDEEGDSEKSKLKRKRKRKGNQNKGIRPYSKYMMPLLLAYKMKYFALVPVLLGGLLLLVGSTGIAGFFFALFAASMALQKGAF from the exons ATGTTCAAGATGAGGTTCAGGTGTCAAATTGTTATTATAACTTGTGCTGTACTGATGACAGCTGATGCTCGGGCGAATATAGATAATGTATATATGGCACGTGCTTTGAATAGTGATGATACAGCGATTAATGTTACAAGTGATACGATTGTTGTAAGCCCGAATTATGGCAGTGATCAATATGCAAGGACAATGAAATCACCTCAGTTTCAAAAGTATGTATTCAGACCGCGGGCGATTGTGAAAAATGAACCGACAGAAAAAAGCGTTTTCTACGCTCGAGATAACGTGAACAAATATAAAACTGAAATTCTTTTCCCTGGTAATTATTTTGCAATTGCCAAAGAGAAGAGCGATGAGAATCCTAAGGAATCTGCGTATAATCCATTGAATGGCGGTGCTTTTATACCACAAGCTATACCTTTGTTAAGGGCGCAGAGCTTCGAAGGCAGGTCATTGGATGGTGAGGACGAAATCGAAAAACCCGAAGGATTCACGGAACAGTCTGCATCCAGGAGATCATTATCGT aCATCTTTGGAAATGGCGCAGAAGAAGAGGAAGTTGAAGAAGAAGACGAAGAAAATGATATAGATGAAGAAGGAGACTCAGAAAAGTCAAAACTCAAGCGCAAAAGGAAGAGGAAAGGAAATCAAAATAAAGGAATTAGGCCCTACTCGAAATACATGATGCCTCTATTGCTGGCGtacaaaatgaaatattttgcaTTGGTTCCCGTTTTACTTGGAGGTCTTTTACTATTAGTAGGATCGACAGGAATTGCTGGATTCTTTTTTGCATTATTTGCAGCAAGTATGGCCTTACAGAAAGGAGCGTTTTAA